In Candidatus Melainabacteria bacterium RIFOXYA2_FULL_32_9, the following are encoded in one genomic region:
- a CDS encoding asparaginyl/glutamyl-tRNA amidotransferase subunit C has translation MITIQEVEHVAKLARLALSEEEKVKFAEQLGNILDYFNQLKEVNTENVEPMTQAIPKVNIMREDKVWEPCNREEILTNAPQEEDGYFKVPRIIEE, from the coding sequence TTGATCACGATACAAGAAGTTGAACACGTAGCTAAATTAGCCAGATTAGCTTTAAGTGAAGAAGAAAAGGTTAAATTTGCTGAGCAATTAGGCAATATTTTAGACTATTTTAATCAACTGAAAGAAGTAAACACTGAAAACGTTGAGCCTATGACTCAAGCAATCCCCAAAGTGAATATTATGAGAGAAGATAAGGTATGGGAGCCTTGTAATCGTGAGGAAATTCTTACAAATGCACCTCAAGAAGAGGATGGCTATTTTAAGGTTCCAAGAATAATTGAAGAGTAA